A stretch of the Chelonoidis abingdonii isolate Lonesome George chromosome 11, CheloAbing_2.0, whole genome shotgun sequence genome encodes the following:
- the LOC116831780 gene encoding uncharacterized protein LOC116831780 isoform X2: protein MAPKDRSVWWVWISVLCAGTVARAAEQGQLSKDTGERGRLGETANYLTWTAERTDRNATWVTTNTATSAGGGPTTPNATVLIPGKDTTGRKTSTSASSSIKYWVPPAFLVIALITLYFTYRKTTERESRSRAGSIDQSSDSDSKDNQEVHGAAHVIPHPEAWNQTHAEMLNLSTKKDEQALSDPDPSRSQARSHCSLVLLSENKEQQASSCYQK, encoded by the exons ATGGCGCCAAAAGACAGAAGCGTGTGGTGGGTTTGGATCTCGGTGCTGTGTGCTGGAACTG TTGCCAGAGCAGCAGAACAAGGACAATTGTCCAAAGACACGGGGGAAAGGGGGCGTCTCGGAGAAACAGCGAACTACCTCACCTGGACAGCAGAGAGAACAGACAGAAATGCAACATGGGTCACTACAAACACAGCCACCTCCGCAGGAGGAGGACCCACAACGCCCAACGCAACAGTTCTCATCCCGGGAAAGGACACCACTGGGCGCAAAACCA GCACCTCAGCTTCCAGCTCGATCAAGTACTGGGTCCCGCCGGCGTTCCTAGTTATTGCGTTGATCACCCTGTATTTCACATACAGGAAGACCACAGAGAGAG AAAGCCGCAGCAGAGCGGGGTCCATTGATCAATCCTCGG ACTCTGATTCAAAGGACAATCAGGAGGTTCACGGTGCAGCCCATGTTATCCCCCATCCGGAG GCGTGGAATCAGACCCATGCGGAGATGCTGAATCTAAGCACCAAGAAAGACGAACAAGCTCTCTCTGACCCAGATCCTTCCCGCAGCCAGGCAAGAAGTCACTGCTCCTTGGTTTTACTTTCTGAAAATAAAGAGCAACAGG
- the LOC116831780 gene encoding uncharacterized protein LOC116831780 isoform X3: protein MAPKDRSVWWVWISVLCAGTVARAAEQGQLSKDTGERGRLGETANYLTWTAERTDRNATWVTTNTATSAGGGPTTPNATVLIPGKDTTGRKTTEQLSKPVIAIHFGEGICNITLTCTMQEGGGDVKYSWQQPGKRHVLSKKPVLHITQKPADGFLNYTCTICRGESKNSSTVSLSKHCHGQTQYSHPQLSTFTR, encoded by the exons ATGGCGCCAAAAGACAGAAGCGTGTGGTGGGTTTGGATCTCGGTGCTGTGTGCTGGAACTG TTGCCAGAGCAGCAGAACAAGGACAATTGTCCAAAGACACGGGGGAAAGGGGGCGTCTCGGAGAAACAGCGAACTACCTCACCTGGACAGCAGAGAGAACAGACAGAAATGCAACATGGGTCACTACAAACACAGCCACCTCCGCAGGAGGAGGACCCACAACGCCCAACGCAACAGTTCTCATCCCGGGAAAGGACACCACTGGGCGCAAAACCA CAGAGCAGCTGTCAAAGCCAGTGATTGCAATCCACTTCGGGGAGGGGATCTGCAACATCACCTTGACCTGCACCATGCAGGAAGGAGGCGGGGACGTCAAGTACAGTTGGCAGCAGCCCGGGAAAAGGCACGTTCTGTCCAAGAAGCCTGTTCTCCACATCACCCAGAAGCCAGCCGATGGCTTCCTGAACTACACCTGCACCATCTGCAGGGGGGAGAGCAAGAATTCCAGCACGGTGTCCCTGAGCAAGCACTGCCACGGTCAGACTCAGTATTCCCACCCACAGCTCAGCACATTCACTAGATAG
- the LOC116831780 gene encoding uncharacterized protein LOC116831780 isoform X4 produces the protein MAPKDRSVWWVWISVLCAGTVARAAEQGQLSKDTGERGRLGETANYLTWTAERTDRNATWVTTNTATSAGGGPTTPNATVLIPGKDTTGRKTKQLSKPVIAIHFGEGICNITLTCTMQEGGGDVKYSWQQPGKRHVLSKKPVLHITQKPADGFLNYTCTICRGESKNSSTVSLSKHCHGQTQYSHPQLSTFTR, from the exons ATGGCGCCAAAAGACAGAAGCGTGTGGTGGGTTTGGATCTCGGTGCTGTGTGCTGGAACTG TTGCCAGAGCAGCAGAACAAGGACAATTGTCCAAAGACACGGGGGAAAGGGGGCGTCTCGGAGAAACAGCGAACTACCTCACCTGGACAGCAGAGAGAACAGACAGAAATGCAACATGGGTCACTACAAACACAGCCACCTCCGCAGGAGGAGGACCCACAACGCCCAACGCAACAGTTCTCATCCCGGGAAAGGACACCACTGGGCGCAAAACCA AGCAGCTGTCAAAGCCAGTGATTGCAATCCACTTCGGGGAGGGGATCTGCAACATCACCTTGACCTGCACCATGCAGGAAGGAGGCGGGGACGTCAAGTACAGTTGGCAGCAGCCCGGGAAAAGGCACGTTCTGTCCAAGAAGCCTGTTCTCCACATCACCCAGAAGCCAGCCGATGGCTTCCTGAACTACACCTGCACCATCTGCAGGGGGGAGAGCAAGAATTCCAGCACGGTGTCCCTGAGCAAGCACTGCCACGGTCAGACTCAGTATTCCCACCCACAGCTCAGCACATTCACTAGATAG